In the genome of Streptomyces sp. SAI-127, the window GGGTGACGTCGCCTCCCGCGGACGTACGCTTGGGGCGTCACCAGACCTTGAACCCGGAGCACCTTTTTCGTGAGCGACCAGCCCCGTCGGCCCGCCAAGGCCGGCAAGCCCTACCGTCGGCCCCAGAAGGACCCCGTCCGCATCCTCGCCTTCGAGGCGCTGCGGGCCGTGGACGAGCGGGACGCGTACGCCAACCTCGTCCTGCCGCCGCTGTTGCGGAAGGCGCGGGAGAAGGGCAGCTTCGAGACGCGGGACGCGGCGCTCGCCACCGAGCTCGTGTACGGGACACTGCGCCGGCAGGGGACGTACGACGCGATCATCGCCGAGTGTGTCGACCGGCCGCTCCGCGAGGTCGATCCGCCGGTGCTCGACGTGCTGAGCCTCGGGGCGCACCAGCTGCTCGGGACGCGCATCCCGACGCACGCCGCCGTGTCCGCCTCCGTCGAGCTCGCGCGGGTCGTGCTCGGGGACGGACGGGCCAAGTTCGTCAACGCCGTGCTGCGCAAGGTCGCGCAGCACGACCTCGACGGGTGGGTCGCCAAAGTGGCTCCGCCCTACGAGGACGATCCCGAGGACCATCTCGCCGTCGTCCACTCCCACCCCCGCTGGGTCGTCTCCGCGCTGTGGGACTCCCTCGGCGGCGGGCGGGCCGGCATCGAGCGGCTGCTGGAGGCCGACAACGAGCGGCCCGAGGTGACCCTCGTCGCCCGGCCGGGGCGGTCCACCGCCGAGGAACTGCTTCGCGAGGAGTCAGCCGTGGCAGGGCGCTGGTCGCCGTATGCCGTACGGCTGTCCGAGGGCGGTGAGCCCGGTGCCGTCGACGCCGTGCGGGAAGGCCGGGCCGGGGTGCAGGACGAGGGGAGTCAGCTCGTCGCGCTGGCCCTCGCGAACGTGCCTGTCGAGGGGCGGGACGAGAAGTGGCTCGACGGGTGCGCGGGGCCGGGCGGCAAGGCCGCGCTGCTGGCCGCACTGGCCGCCGAGCGGGGGGCCATGCTGCTCGCCTCCGAGAAGCAGCCGCACCGGGCCGGGCTCGTCGCCAAGGCGCTCGCCGGGAATCCCGGGCCGTACCAGGTCATCGCCGCGGACGGGACCCGGCCGCCGTGGCGGCCGGGGAGTTTCGACCGGGTGCTGATGGATGTGCCGTGTACGGGACTCGGGGCGTTGCGGCGGCGGCCGGAGGCTCGGTGGCGGCGTCGGCCCGAGGATCTGGAGGGGTTCGGGCCGTTGCAGCGGGGGTTGTTGAGCACCGCGCTGGACTCCGTCAGGGTCGGCGGGGTCGTCGGGTACGCCACTTGTTCGCCCCACCTCGCGGAGACTCGGGCCGTGGTGGATGACGTGCTCAAGCAGTGGCCGTCCGCCGAGCTCGTCGATGCGCGGCCGTTGTTCCCCGGTGTGCCGGAGCTGGGGGAGGGCCCGGACGTTCAGTTGTGGCCGCATGTGCACGGGACCGATGCGATGTATCTGGCGGTCATCCGTAGGACGGGGTGATCTAGTCGGGTGTCCGCGGCGCCGTCGTGGCCGGTCGCTCGGTTCCCCGCGCCCCTGGGTCGGCCGGCTCCTCCTTGCTCAGGCTGTGCGGCCACCACACCTTTGCCCCCACGTCCAGGAACAACGACGTCACCAGCACCGACCGCACGATGAACGTGTCCAGCAGGACGCCCAGCGCCACCGTGAAGCCGATCTCCGCGAAGGCGACCATCGGCAGGGTGCCGAGGGCGGCGAAGGTGCCGGCCAGGACCAGACCGGCGGAGGTGATGACCGCGCCGGTCGCGGCCAGACCCGTGATCACGCCCGCGCGGGTGCCCCCGTGGGCCGCCTCCTCGCGGATGCGGGTGGTCAGGAAGATGTTGTAGTCGATGCCGAGGGCCACCAGGAAGACGAAGACGAACAGCGGGAAGTCCGTGGACTCGCCCGCGTAGTCGAAGAGATGGCGGAAGGCCAGGGCGCTGATGCCCAGGGCCGCCGCGAAGGAAAGGATCACCGTTCCGATCAGCAGCAGCGGGGCGATCAGGGCACGCAGCAGGGCGCACAGGATCAGCATCACCACGACGAGCACCAGCGGGATGATCAGGATGTTGTCGTGCGTGGTCGCCTTGTCCATGTCGAGCAGGGCGGCCGTACCGCCGCCGACCTGGGCGTCGGCGTCCGGGACCGCGTGGACGGCGTCCCGGACCCGCTCCACCGTCTGTTTCGCGGCCTCGCTGTCGGCCGGGGCGGTCATCGTCGCCTCGAAGAGGACCTTGCCTTCGAACGACGGTTTCGTGCCCGGTGGCAGGCCGAGGGACGTGGGCACGACTCCCCGGGTTCCCGCGACCGCCTCGCCGACCTGTTGGGCCTGGGCCTGGTTGCTGACGACGACCAGGGGATCGCCGCTGCCCGCCGGGAAGTACTTCGCGGACACCTCCTGGCCGGAGATCGAGTCCGGTTTCCCGGTGAACGCGTCGGCGTTGCTGATGCCTTCGGCGCGCAGCTGGATCAGGCCCAGCGAGCAGATCACGAGGGCCGCTGCCGTGGCGCTCCAGACCATCCGGGGGCGGAGGGCCATACGGCGGCCGGCGCGGGCCCAGAGGCCGGTCTCGATGCGGTCGGGGTCGCCGAAGTGCGGGATGGCCGGCCAGAAGATCCAGCGGCTGAAGATCACCAGCAGGGCCGGGAACAGGGTCATCATCGCCAGCAGGGCGACCGCGACACCGATCGCGGCGACCGGGCCGAGACCCCGGGTCGAGTTCATCTCGGCGGTCAGC includes:
- a CDS encoding MMPL family transporter; translation: MTGNRGIAHFVCGRRAKWAVLALWLVVLFLTAPLASKLTDAQDNDAASWLPGSAESTQVLQISEDFRPEQIPAVVVYARDSGLTPQERAAIAKDTAEIKQLTAHGIRGSETRGPIYDRQSDPRAAQILVPITMDEKGWEEIAPAVDSIRDVVGEGGDGLAVHITGPGGTSADFSEAFEGIDSTLLLSAMAVVIVMLLITFRSPTLLLVPLLSVVAALFTAQAFIYLLAEHAGLTVNGQSAGILTVLVFGAGTDYALLLVARYREELHHHEDRHEAMALALHRAGPAVLASGATVVLSMLVLLTAEMNSTRGLGPVAAIGVAVALLAMMTLFPALLVIFSRWIFWPAIPHFGDPDRIETGLWARAGRRMALRPRMVWSATAAALVICSLGLIQLRAEGISNADAFTGKPDSISGQEVSAKYFPAGSGDPLVVVSNQAQAQQVGEAVAGTRGVVPTSLGLPPGTKPSFEGKVLFEATMTAPADSEAAKQTVERVRDAVHAVPDADAQVGGGTAALLDMDKATTHDNILIIPLVLVVVMLILCALLRALIAPLLLIGTVILSFAAALGISALAFRHLFDYAGESTDFPLFVFVFLVALGIDYNIFLTTRIREEAAHGGTRAGVITGLAATGAVITSAGLVLAGTFAALGTLPMVAFAEIGFTVALGVLLDTFIVRSVLVTSLFLDVGAKVWWPHSLSKEEPADPGARGTERPATTAPRTPD
- a CDS encoding transcription antitermination factor NusB; the encoded protein is MSDQPRRPAKAGKPYRRPQKDPVRILAFEALRAVDERDAYANLVLPPLLRKAREKGSFETRDAALATELVYGTLRRQGTYDAIIAECVDRPLREVDPPVLDVLSLGAHQLLGTRIPTHAAVSASVELARVVLGDGRAKFVNAVLRKVAQHDLDGWVAKVAPPYEDDPEDHLAVVHSHPRWVVSALWDSLGGGRAGIERLLEADNERPEVTLVARPGRSTAEELLREESAVAGRWSPYAVRLSEGGEPGAVDAVREGRAGVQDEGSQLVALALANVPVEGRDEKWLDGCAGPGGKAALLAALAAERGAMLLASEKQPHRAGLVAKALAGNPGPYQVIAADGTRPPWRPGSFDRVLMDVPCTGLGALRRRPEARWRRRPEDLEGFGPLQRGLLSTALDSVRVGGVVGYATCSPHLAETRAVVDDVLKQWPSAELVDARPLFPGVPELGEGPDVQLWPHVHGTDAMYLAVIRRTG